In Scophthalmus maximus strain ysfricsl-2021 chromosome 5, ASM2237912v1, whole genome shotgun sequence, a single window of DNA contains:
- the LOC118310412 gene encoding uncharacterized protein LOC118310412, translating to MTSLRSLHSQLASIMEALARAAAAEICGLVDDSHAALQREIRRSHAENEALRRKLQMIEGVVARGRGGRGGGAMLDHGGPEEAGGGGGRRLGLCFSVGAQYVEEMSGSIHRSTDRASPAGLKQPRASNLRRHRSVRALEETKEDPDTAAAEEEDVVLIKEEAAKEDEDDAGDELLLNEDGTELQQSEVDDGEEGPSGMRPWDQTSNGPSERVDRQESLSAPGSPGSAGSPGSPGSPCPAESNSPDAVFDLASESDCEAPARKPFYLGCGGSPTSPPGTSELRGGVSLIGSLPYDTELELCSSWPGQAPPGMVAVPHRPYLKPDHLPKLLDKVSDLSAAGFPMALGLGGSSRLDPLDLNRYCRDRRFVCSYCGKCFTSTRSLETHVRVHTGERPYSCAQCGKRFTQSGHLKTHQSVHTGERPFACEHCGKRFAGKQNLRIHQQKHHSADQGHPGVIRCLRLYLTMKLREQKAQAYGRSPECTLRCDFRCADCVNVLPHWLQLNGRSPVWIRMCTSRFCDVAYDLLQSEQTKRLPRAPAHSARPDGSLGPEQPGSLRGEESATLACCIPAASLDGFSVSCSKDDDDFFSAASSFPGERLFRPRPPGVATTASLVAAVPLSADGLLSESTERLSECGLDSVEESHGVRDAVEGQNTCTVIQLGGDFGHSQCDTSTSVHFRRKIFDKFAHAHSGLCPVAYVCFCFSPVVASLPGWCRTVRATWWWERRRSDQKHARQSSGGVRFRVGVSGPGGSGCSRTKTRVRDMSPCAALHAQLASIVEALANAAVAEICALVDGGYAALQLEVSRSRKENEALRRKLRLVELRGAAAARATALRAAAASGTTALLPHARGRAGAHHPGNDPRRNRTPAAGDVASSSVSHQETSPVMPAASETTEPTDATTAVIKVEDEDEYEDKSWSQSEQDDGFRCVGDAQTTQTEAPPPPSKQEAADEDGDSSQRRTGEEVSSTSTSVQKTLNGSHQRAESDGYDFLMHEAQLQHGPRSTHNPRREDPGCSYVLNSSLSSVSFDSGSGGSFPADVSEASASEQPAVFTDSQQRAPTARDETRRPVTGRRDDFIRRDRWRHRRGEDGGGKAFVCNCCGKTLACLKNLKTHMRVHTGEKPFVCTLCGKRFSDSSNLKRHQSVHTGEKRYGCAHCGKRFAQSGSLKVHMSVHTDCKQFRCSFCGRTFISSSHLRRHVAVHAGEKRFAHTLH from the exons ATGACGAGCCTCCGCTCGCTCCACTCGCAGCTCGCGTCCATCATGGAGGCGCTGGCCCGCGCCGCCGCGGCGGAGATCTGCGGGCTGGTGGACGACAGCCACGCGGCGCTGCAGCGCGAGATCCGCCGCAGCCACGCGGAGAACGAGGCGCTGCGGAGGAAGCTGCAGATGATCGAGGGCGTCGTGGCGCGGGGCCGC GGGGGCCGCGGGGGCGGCGCGATGCTGGATCACGGCGGGCCGGAGGaggccggcggcggcggggggcgGCGGCTGgggttgtgtttctctgtcg GAGCTCAATATGTTGAGGAGATGTCTGGTTCCAtccacagatcaacag ACCGTGCCTCACCTGCGGGACTCAAACAGCCGAGAGCCTCGAACCTCAGGCGACACCGGAGCGTTCGTGCGTTGGAGGAAACCAAAGAG GACCCTGACACGGCGgcagccgaggaggaggacgtggttCTGATTAAGGAGGAAGCTGCGAAAGAAGACGAGGACGACGCCGGAGACGAGCTGCTTCTCAACGAGGACG GGACGGAGCTGCAGCAGTCGGAGGTGGACGACGGCGAGGAAGGACCCTCCGGGATGAGGCCGTGGGACCAGACCAGTAACGGACCGTCGGAGCGAGTCGACCGCCAGGAGTCGCTCAGCGCTCCGGGTTCTCCGGGTTctgcaggttctccaggttctccaggttctccatgTCCCGCCGAGAGCAACTCGCCCGACGCCGTGTTCGACTTGGCCTCGGAGTCGGACTGCGAAGCCCCGGCGAGGAAGCCGTTCTATCTCGGGTGCGGAGGAAGTCCGACCTCGCCGCCCGGGACCTCGGAGCTGAGGGGGGGCGTGTCTCTGATCGGCTCCCTCCCGTACGACACGGAGCTGGAGCTCTGCTCCTCGTGGCCCGGTCAGGCCCCCCCCGGCATGGTGGCCGTGCCTCACCGGCCGTACCTCAAACCGGACCACCTGCCGAAGCTCCTGGACAAAGTGTCCGACTTGAGCGCCGCGGGTTTCCCCATGGCGCTGGGCCTCGGCGGCTCCTCCAGACTGGACCCTCTGGACCTGAACCGGTACTGCAGGGACCGGCGCTTCGTCTGCAGCTACTGCGGGAAGTGCTTCACGTCGACGCGCAGCCTGGAGACGCACGTGCGCGTGCACACGGGCGAGCGACCGTACAGCTGCGCTCAGTGCGGCAAGCGCTTCACGCAGTCGGGTCACCTGAAGACGCACCAGAGCGTCCACACCGGAGAGCGGCCGTTCGCCTGCGAGCATTGTGGGAAACGATTCGCCGGGAAGCAGAACCTGAGGATCCACCAGCAGAAACACCACTCGGCCGACCAGGGACATCCCGGGGTGATCCGCTG CTTGAGGCTGTATTTGACGATGAAGCTCCGGGAGCAGAAGGCGCAGGCGTACGGCCGCTCGCCAGAGTGCACGCTCAGGTGCGACTTCAGGTGCGCCGACTGCGTGAACGTCTTGCCGCACTGGCTGCAGCTGAACGGCCGCTCGCCCGTGTGGATCCGCATGTGCACGTCCAGGTTCTGCGACGTGGCGTACGACTTGCTGCAGAGCGAGCAGACGAAGCGCCTCCCCCGGGCGCCGGCGCACTCGGCCCGGCCCGACGGGTCCCT CGGACCGGAGCAGCCCGGCTCGCTGCGGGGGGAGGAGTCGGCCACGCTCGCCTGCTGCATCCCTGCGGCCAGTTTGGACGGTTTCAGCGTGAGCTGCTCGAAGGACGACGACGACTTCttctccgccgcctcctcgttTCCCGGCGAGCGCCTCTTCAGGCCCCGGCCGCCCGGAGTCGCCACGACGGCCTCTCTGGTCGCAGCCGTCCCTCTGTCAGCAGACGGTCTGTTATCTGAAAG CACAGAGCGGCTGAGTGAatgtggtctggactctgtggaggagagtcatGGTGTCAGAGACGCTGTAGAAGGACAGAACACCTGCACTGTGATCCAG TTAGGGGgagatttcggacacagccaaTGTGACACTTCGACCTCAGTCCATTTCAGGCGAAAGATTTTTGACAAGTTTGCGCACGCGCACTCGGGATTGTGTCCCGTCGCTTacgtgtgcttttgtttttcgcCCGTCGTCGCGTCACTTCCGGGTTGGTGTCGGACTGTTCGCGCGACGTGGTGGTGGGAGCGAAGACGGTCCGATCAGAAACACGCACGGCAGAGCAGCGGCGGCGTGAGGTTCCGCGTCGGGGTTTCTGGACCCGGTGGTTCGGGTTGTTCTCGGACGAAGACGCGCGTGCGCGACATGTCCCCGTGCGCCGCCCTCCACGCGCAGCTGGCCTCCATCGTGGAGGCGCTGGCCAACGCGGCGGTGGCGGAGATCTGCGCGCTGGTGGACGGCGGCTACGCGGCGCTGCAGCTCGAGGTGTCGCGGAGCCGCAAAGAGAACGAGGCGCTGCGGAGGAAGCTGCGGCTCGTGGAGCTGCGcggggccgccgccgcccgcgCGACCGCCctgcgcgccgccgccgccagcggCACCACCGCGCTGCTGCCGCACGCGCGCGGCCGCGCTGGAGCGCATCACCCGGGCAACGACCCGAGACGGAACCGAACACCTGCGGCAG GTGACGTGGCGTCGTCCAGCGTATCCCACCAGGAGACGTCCCCAGTGATG CCGGCAGCAAGCGAGACGACCGAGCCCACCGACGCGACTACAGCCGTGATCAaagtggaggacgaggacgagtaCGAAGACAAGTCCTGGTCCCAGTCTGAGCAGGACG ATGGTTTTCGTTGCGTTGGCGACGCacagacaacacagacagaagctccgcccccaCCGTCCAAACAGGAAGCGGCAGATGAAGACGGCGACTCGTCTCAGAGACGGACGGGAGAGGAAGTCAGTTCCACGTCCACGTCCGTCCAAAAGACCCTGAACGgcagccaccagagggcagaaTCCGACGGTTATGATTTTCTGATGCACGAGGCGCAGCTGCAACATGGCCCCCGCTCTACCCACAATCCTCGGAGGGAGGATCCTGGCTGCTCGTACGTCTTGAACTCCAGCCTGTCGAGTGTTTCGTTCGATTCAGGCAGCGGCGGCAGCTTCCCTGCCGACGTCAGCGAGGCCAGTGCGTCGGAGCAGCCCGCAGTGTTCACAGacagccagcagagggcgccgaCGGCCAGAGACGAGACTCGCCGCCCGGTGACGGGGAGACGGGACGATTTCATCAGGAGGGACAGGTGGAGGCATCGGCGCGGAGAGGACGGCGGCGGGAAGGCGTTTGTGTGCAACTGCTGCGGTAAAACTCTGGCATG
- the LOC118310836 gene encoding zinc finger protein 16-like encodes MSAGSGRALREHLSVILGALTKAAVAEICELVDEGYAVLQLEISRSHKENEALRKKLHLIESIVVRGGGGGEGEGAQRPDGDGGDAVVLREELPEVVLIKDEDSDSDDAFEDDNRPSADRGTAATREAVVATPGGRGLKRRSPGNEEAAEKKSSSSFEQLTLKPSKLAAGMQQASVADSSPRSEPGCSGPLGGDEMEVCSYDPDVVHLVRQEGSPVSPRSARQTYFGNSALMECRSPPGRAELDLVDVTWTKQTKSQMSFPSFHQIENVDVDAFGLKMISVSGSTSTDLQLSESSNSAFEYEDADAMNFALYRDPSGRAECAGARGRRFVCSLCSKSYATSQNLDVHMRIHTGERPFSCSQCGKTFTQSAHLKSHLSVHSGERPYACAFCSRSFIVKYSLKLHVKKCHPDARE; translated from the exons ATGTCCGCGGGGAGCGGCCGCGCGCTGCGCGAGCACCTGTCCGTCATCCTGGGCGCGCTGACCAAGGCGGCGGTGGCGGAGATCTGCGAGCTGGTGGACGAGGGCTACGCggtgctgcagctggagatcagccgcagccacaaggagaacgAGGCGCTGAGGAAGAAGCTGCACCTCATCGAGTCCATCGTGGTccggggcggcggcgggggggagggggagggggcacaGCGGCCGGACGGTGACGGAGGAGACGCGGTGGTTCTGCGGGAGGAG CTTCCGGAGGTGGTGTTGATCAAAGACGAAGACTCGGACAGCGACGACGCGTTCGAGGACG ATAACAGACCGTCTGCTGACAGAGGGACGGCTGCGACCAGAGAGGCCGTCGTGGCGACTCCGGGCGGCCGGGGCCTGAAGAGGCGCTCGCCGGGAaacgaggaggcggcggagaaGAAGTCGTCGTCGTCCTTCGAGCAGCTCACGCTGAAACCGTCCAAACTGGCCGCAGGGATGCAGCAGGCGAGCGTGGCCGACTCCTCCCCCCGCAGCGAGCCGGGCTGCTCCGGTCCGCTCGGCGGGGACGAGATGGAGGTTTGTTCCTACGATCCGGACGTCGTGCACCTGGTCCGACAGGAGGGCTCGCCGGTTTCCCCCCGCTCCGCCAGACAGACTTATTTCGGCAACAGTGCTCTGATGGAGTGCCGGTCGCCGCCCGGCAGAGCGGAGCTGGACCTCGTGGACGTGACGTGGACCAAGCAGACAAAGAGTCAGATGTCGTTTCCTTCGTTTCACCAAATCGAAAACGTGGACGTGGACGCGTTCGGGCTCAAGATGATCAGCGTGTCGGGCTCCACGTCCACGGACCTCCAGCTCTCCGAGAGCAGCAACTCAGCGTTCGAGTACGAGGACGCCGACGCGATGAACTTCGCCCTCTACAGGGACCCGTCGGGCCGGGCCGAGTGCGCCGGCGCCCGGGGGAGGCGCTTCGTCTGCTCGCTCTGCAGCAAGTCGTACGCCACGTCGCAGAACCTGGACGTGCACATGCGGATCCACACGGGCGAGCGGCCGTTCAGCTGCAGCCAGTGCGGCAAGACGTTCACGCAGTCGGCGCACCTGAAGTCGCACCTGAGCGTGCACTCTGGCGAGCGGCCGTACGCCTGCGCCTTCTGCTCCCGGAGCTTCATCGTCAAATACAGCCTCAAGCTACACGTGAAGAAGTGTCACCCGGACGCTAGGGAGTGA
- the LOC118310829 gene encoding tripartite motif-containing protein 16-like, whose product MRCIKTHWDKEDEKRIYSCPQCRQTFTLRPVLVKNIMFTDLVEQLKKTGLQATPADHCYARPEDVACDVCTGRKLRAVKSCLVCLVSYCEKHLQLHYDVPLLKKHKLVDPTKKLQENICSRHDEVMKMFCRTDQQCICYLCSVDEHKGHDTVSAAVERTERQRELELSRQQIQQRVQDREKDVKLLQQGLEAVNGSADKAVEDSEKIFIEMIRLVEKRSSDVKQQIRSQQETEVSRVKDLQEKLEQEITELKRKDAELKQLSHTEDHNQFLHNYPSLTPLSPSTHSSSIDIRPLRYFEAVTAAVSEVRGRLQDVLTESETNISLTVTQVDVLLSQPEPKTREEFLRYSQEITLDPNTANTHLFLSEGNRKVTVMREEQFYSSHPDRFTGYYQVLSGESLTGRCYWEVEWRGRVYVAFTYKNIIRAGRSRECVFGCNDKSCTLQCCENSYKFSYNSIKTPLSGPESSRVGVYLDHSAGVLSFYSVSDTMTLLHRVQTTFTQPLCAGVGIYYYDYGSTAEFCKLK is encoded by the coding sequence atgagatgtattaaaacccactgggacaaagaggatgagaagaggatctACAGCTGCCCTCAGTGTAGACAGACCTTCACACTGAGGCCTGTCCTGGTGAAAAACATCATGTTCACTGATttagtggagcagctgaagaagactgGACTCCAAGCTActcctgctgatcactgctATGCTCGACCTGAAGATGTGGCCTGTGATGTTTGTACTGGGAGAAAACTGAGAGCCGTCAaatcctgtttggtttgtttagtctcttattgtgaaaaacaCCTCCAGCTTCATTATGATGTTCCTCTGTTGAAGAAGCACAAGCTGGTGGACCCCACCAAGAAGctccaggagaacatctgctctcgtcacgatgaggtgatgaagatgttctgccgcactgatcagcagtgtatctgttatctctgctctgtggacgaACATAAAGGCCACGACACAGTCTCAGCTGCAGTAGAAAGgacggagaggcagagagagctcgaGCTGAGTCgacaacaaatccagcagagagtccaggacagagagaaagatgtgaagctgcttcaacagGGGCTGGAGGCTGTCAATGGCTCTGCTGAcaaagcagtggaggacagtgagaagatCTTCATTGAGATGATCCgtctggtggagaaaagaagctctgacgtgaagcagcagatcagatcccagcaggaaactgaagtgagtcgagtcaaagatcttcaggagaagctggagcaggagatcactgagctgaagaggaaagacgctgaactgaagcagctctcacacacagaggatcacaACCAGTTTCTACACAACTACCCCTCACTGACACCACTCAGTCCGTCTACACACTCATCCAGCATCGACATCCGTCCTCTCAGGTACTttgaggctgtgacagcagctgtgtcagaggtcagaggtcgactacaggacgtcctgactgagtcagagacaaacatctcactgacagtgactcaagtggatgttttactgtcacaaccagagcccaagaccagagaggaaTTCTTAAGATATTCACAGGAAATCACACTGGatccaaacacagcaaacacacatctgtttttatctgagggaaacagaaaagtaacaGTAATGAGAGAAGAACAGTTTTATTCTAGTCACCCAGACAGATTCACTGGTTATTATCAGGTACTGAGTGGAGAGAGTCTGACTGGACGTTGTtactgggaggtggagtggagaggaagagtttATGTCGCATTCACATACAAGAATATCATCAGAGCAGGGAGGTCACGTGAATGTGTATTTGGATGCAATGACAAATCTTGCACATTACAATGTTGTGAAAACAGTTATAAGTTTTCTTACAACAGTATCAAAACTCCACTCTCAGGTCCTGAGTCCTCCAGAGTCGGAGTGTACCTGGATCACAGTGCAGGTGTTCTGTCCTTCTACAGCGTCTCTGACACCatgactctcctccacagagtccagaccacatTCACTCAGCCGCTCTGTGCTGGAGTTGggatttattattatgattatggaTCCACAGCTGAGTTCTGTAAACTCAAATAG